In one Pseudomonas purpurea genomic region, the following are encoded:
- the yjgA gene encoding ribosome biogenesis factor YjgA, with translation MVDSYDDSLDGGEKSKSQVKRELHALVDLGERLTTLKPDLLAKLPLTDALRRALGDASKHTANIARKRHLMFIGKLMRDQDTDAILTLLDQLDASTKQYNERFHGLERWRDRLIAGDDAVLEKFVVDYPDADRQQLRSLIRQAQHELAQSKPPASSRKIFKYIRELDETQRGLR, from the coding sequence ATGGTTGATTCTTACGACGACTCCCTCGATGGGGGAGAAAAAAGCAAATCCCAGGTCAAACGCGAGCTTCATGCTCTGGTTGACCTCGGCGAGCGCCTTACAACACTCAAGCCTGACTTGCTGGCAAAACTGCCATTGACCGACGCTTTGCGCCGGGCGCTGGGCGATGCCTCCAAGCACACCGCGAATATCGCGCGTAAACGGCACCTCATGTTCATCGGCAAGCTGATGCGCGATCAGGACACTGACGCCATTCTTACCTTGCTCGATCAACTCGACGCCTCCACCAAGCAGTACAACGAACGCTTCCACGGCCTGGAACGCTGGCGTGATCGCTTGATCGCGGGCGACGATGCCGTACTGGAAAAGTTCGTCGTCGATTACCCGGACGCGGATCGCCAGCAACTGCGCTCCCTGATCCGTCAGGCCCAGCACGAGCTCGCACAAAGCAAGCCTCCTGCCTCCAGCCGAAAAATCTTCAAGTACATCCGTGAGCTGGACGAGACTCAACGCGGTCTGCGCTGA
- a CDS encoding FagA protein: MSSALHEQPYLESWRWMSRQIRCAMNPDEPRLIDHYLAEGRYLGCCTATSRWTIAETSFRLLLDTAADTALPWHWRSQCLDQAWRPLRDLERLSLCNCHLKRWQSYAWQLATCSLQPSIPLIELVQGFSDDSL, from the coding sequence ATGAGTTCTGCCTTGCACGAGCAGCCTTACCTTGAAAGCTGGCGTTGGATGAGTCGCCAGATCCGTTGCGCGATGAATCCTGACGAGCCGCGCCTGATCGACCACTACCTGGCCGAAGGCCGTTATCTGGGGTGTTGCACTGCCACTTCCCGGTGGACGATCGCTGAAACCTCGTTTCGTCTTCTACTCGATACCGCCGCCGACACCGCGCTGCCCTGGCATTGGCGCAGCCAGTGCCTGGACCAGGCCTGGCGCCCATTGCGCGACCTCGAACGCCTCTCTTTGTGCAATTGCCACCTCAAGCGCTGGCAAAGCTACGCCTGGCAACTGGCGACCTGCTCGTTGCAACCCTCCATTCCTCTCATAGAACTGGTGCAAGGATTTTCAGATGACAGCCTCTAA